From the Phyllopteryx taeniolatus isolate TA_2022b chromosome 20, UOR_Ptae_1.2, whole genome shotgun sequence genome, one window contains:
- the prmt6 gene encoding protein arginine N-methyltransferase 6 gives MSRVAKKRKFDKTRQDSLYFDSYSDVTIHEEMIADHVRTNTYRLAILKNSEWIRGKVVLDVGAGTGVLSMFCVQAGAKKVYAVEACSIAEQAVKIVQQNHMEDKIEVIRGTVETVELPEMVEVIVSEWMGYALLHESMLNSVLYARDKWLQKPAGMILPNKAELFITPIREPVAEDRLHFWYTVKDKYGVDMSCMSDFARKCIKNSDISVSPVTAEDVLSHPARFAELDLYTTTVEQLRSVKGHFRCESFGSAAVNAFCVYFTVSFPCPDKPQALLLSTSPFKPETHWKQAVLYLDEPVEVVQDTLLTGEVNMYPSEESDRHVCIHLEYTIGKQKTQSKTFSIPDWTSETLS, from the coding sequence ATGTCTCGTGTGGCGAAGAAACGAAAATTCGATAAAACCCGTCAGGACAGCCTCTACTTTGATAGCTATTCCGATGTGACTATACACGAAGAAATGATAGCGGACCATGTACGAACCAACACGTACAGATTGGCCATTCTGAAGAACAGCGAATGGATTCGAGGGAAGGTCGTGCTGGACGTCGGGGCAGGAACCGGCGTTTTGAGCATGTTCTGCGTCCAAGCCGGTGCAAAGAAAGTTTACGCCGTCGAAGCGTGTTCCATTGCCGAACAAGCTgtgaaaatagtccaacagaaccacatggaAGACAAAATCGAAGTCATACGAGGGACTGTTGAGACCGTGGAGCTCCCGGAGATGGTGGAGGTGATAGTGAGCGAGTGGATGGGTTATGCGCTCCTACACGAGTCCATGCTGAACTCGGTCCTGTACGCCCGCGACAAGTGGTTGCAAAAACCTGCCGGGATGATTCTGCCCAACAAAGCCGAACTCTTCATCACGCCCATCCGCGAGCCGGTGGCGGAGGACCGCTTACACTTCTGGTACACCGTCAAAGACAAGTACGGCGTCGACATGTCATGCATGAGCGATTTTGCCAGGAAATGTATCAAGAACTCGGACATTTCTGTCAGCCCCGTGACCGCCGAGGACGTGCTGTCTCACCCGGCCCGCTTCGCCGAGCTGGACCTGTACACCACCACAGTGGAGCAGCTGCGCTCGGTCAAGGGCCACTTCAGGTGCGAGTCTTTCGGCTCGGCTGCAGTCAACGCATTTTGTGTCTACTTCACGGTCTCGTTCCCTTGTCCGGACAAACCGCAAGCCCTCCTTCTCTCCACGTCCCCGTTCAAACCCGAGACCCACTGGAAACAGGCGGTTTTGTACTTGGATGAGCCCGTGGAAGTGGTGCAAGACACACTGCTGACTGGGGAGGTCAACATGTACCCCTCGGAGGAAAGTGACAGACATGTATGCATTCACCTGGAGTACAcgattggaaaacaaaaaacacagtccAAGACTTTTTCTATCCCTGACTGGACCTCCGAAACACTATCCTAG